The following is a genomic window from Nitrosomonas communis.
CGATTTGCTGAGGCGTTTGATCCAGATTGATTCCGATTGCTTCGAGCACATCCGCACTGCCTGATTTACTCGATACTGAGCGTCCGCCGTGTTTGGCCACCTGTGCCCCGGCGGCTGCGGCAACAAAAGCTGAGGCAGTGGAAACATTGAAGGTATGGGAAGTATCGCCCCCCGTTCCACAGGTATCCACTAAATGGGTCAAATCCGACACATCAACCCGTTCAGCAAATTCACGCATCACCTGTGCGGCGGCAGCAATTTCTTCGATGGTCTCTTTTTTTACCCGCAGCCCGGTGATAATGGCAGCAATCAAGGCAGGAGACAACTCGCCTGCCATAATTTTGCGCATCAGCGCCAGCATGTCATCGTATGGAATTTCGCGCTGCTCGATCAGGCGAGTGAGTATGGCTTGTGGGCTCACAGATTAACTAGCTTTATGAAATGCGTTATTTTTTGCTTCCGAACCACCCGCCAGAAAATTCTGGAGTAATTCATGACCCTGTTCACTCAGAATTGACTCAGGATGAAACTGCACCCCCTCGATCGGCAGCGTCTTATGGCGCACCCCCATGATTTCCCCATCTTCCGTCCAGGCGGTAATCTCCAGACAATCCGGCAAACTTTCACGTTCAATCACGAGAGAATGATAACGCGTCGCCACAAACGGATTAGGCAAACCGCGAAATACCCCGACATCATGGTGAAAAATTTGAGAAGTTTTACCATGCATGAGCTGTTTGGCGTGAACGATGCGGCCACCGAATGCCTGGCCAATACTCTGGTGACCCAGACATACCCCGAGTGTTGGCACCTGCCCCGCGTAATCTTTAAGCAACGATAAAGAAATACCGGCTTCATTCGGCGTACAAGGTCCCGGGGAAATAACAATTCTGTCAGGATGAAGCTGTTTAATACGCTCCAGCGTTATTTCATCATTACGGAAAACCTCGACTTCTTCACCGAGCTCACCCAGATATTGCACCAGGTTATAGGTGAAGGAATCATAATTGTCGATCATTAGCAGCATATAGAAGCTATGTTTTTGAATTATTTAATTACCGATTAAAATAATATAGTTTGATACCCGCTAAATACCCA
Proteins encoded in this region:
- a CDS encoding anthranilate synthase component II, coding for MLLMIDNYDSFTYNLVQYLGELGEEVEVFRNDEITLERIKQLHPDRIVISPGPCTPNEAGISLSLLKDYAGQVPTLGVCLGHQSIGQAFGGRIVHAKQLMHGKTSQIFHHDVGVFRGLPNPFVATRYHSLVIERESLPDCLEITAWTEDGEIMGVRHKTLPIEGVQFHPESILSEQGHELLQNFLAGGSEAKNNAFHKAS